In Lagopus muta isolate bLagMut1 chromosome 20, bLagMut1 primary, whole genome shotgun sequence, the following proteins share a genomic window:
- the KCTD7 gene encoding BTB/POZ domain-containing protein KCTD7, whose protein sequence is MVVVTGQSKGSGDPDEAMSSSDAEDDFQEPATPTATQAGQALPLLPQQFPEVVPLNVGGMYFTTRLSTLRRYEDTMLAAMFSGRHYIPTDAEGRYFIDRDGTYFGDILNFLRSGDLPPRERVRAVYKEAQYYSIGPLLDHLEDVQPLKGEKVRQAFLGLMPYYKDHLERIIEIAKLRAVQRKARFAKLKVCVFKEEMPITPYECPHFNSLRFERSESEAKLFEHHCEVDVSFGPWEAVADVYDLLHCIVTDLSDRGITVDHQCIGVCDKHLINHYYCKRPIYEFKITWW, encoded by the exons ATGGTGGTAGTCACAGGGCAGAGCAAAGGGAGCGGAGACCCGGATGAGGCCATGTCGAGCTCGGATGCAGAGGATGACTTCCAAGAGCCAGCCACTCCCACGGCCACCCAGGCGGGCCAGGCGCTGCcgctgctgccccagcag TTCCCAGAAGTCGTCCCACTGAATGTAGGAGGCATGTATTTCACTACAAGGCTGTCAACGCTGAGGCGTTACGAGGACACGATGTTGGCGGCGATGTTCAGCGGAAGGCATTACATCCCCACGGATGCCGAAGGCAGATACTTCATTGACAGAGATGGAACTTACTTTGG AGACATCCTTAACTTCCTGCGGTCTGGTGACCTGCCGCCCAGAGAGCGAGTGAGGGCAGTGTACAAGGAAGCTCAGTATTATTCCATAGGACCATTGCTAGACCACCTGGAGGATGTCCAGCCTCTGAAGGGAGAGAAAGTGAGGCAAGCTTTCCTGGGCCTAATGCCGTACTACAAAG ATCATTTGGAGCGGATAATTGAAATAGCAAAGCTTAGAGctgtgcaaagaaaagcaagatttGCGAAACTGAAAGTCTGTGTCTTCAAAGAGGAGATGCCCATCACTCCCTATGAATGCCCACATTTCAATTCTTTACGTTTCGAAAGAAGTGAAAGTGAGGCAAAGCTGTTTGAGCATCACTGTGAAGTGGATGTATCTTTTGGACCTTGGGAGGCCGTGGCTGATGTGTATGACCTTCTGCACTGTATTGTGACAGACCTGTCTGATAGAGGGATAACTGTGGATCATCAGTGTATTGGTGTGTGTGATAAACACCTGATAAATCACTATTACTGCAAGCGTCCTATCTATGAGTTCAAGATCACTTGGTGGTGA